GCGAGAAGCCAGAGCCACATCCTCCTTCACAGCCGAACTGAACCGTTATGCCAGCGCTGCGACGCGAGGGTTCACTGTTAGCAACCGTTAGCAACTgcacgcccctcccccacctaACGTCCCATAGCAACCgcacgcccctcccccacctaACGTCCCACCCGTTATTTATGACATCTGTAGTTACTCCACCTTTATTAGGCTCCTGCGGAGATCCAATGCACGCCACCAGAGTGAGCCTTTTTCCCAGAGTCCCCAGGGCACAAGCCACCCTTCCCCTTGCAAAGGCGACAATTACCTCCTGCCGGGCCCCCTTCCCAACCCCGCCCTGCCCTCCCAGGCCCCAAACAATGAGGCGGGATTTGGGCTGCAGACCCCAGTGGCCCCAAACTCCAGCAGCCCAGGGGTGGAGGGGGGTTGGGAAGGATGCAGAGCTTCCCGAGGAAACCACAGGATGTGGCATTCTGGGAAATTCAAAAGTGCTAGTCCAGTTCTGGCAATCTGAACTCTTCCTCCTCGAAGCTGAAGTCTGAGAGACATTCTTCCTCCCTTTGGCTACAGGGCTGACAAGAAAAGTAGCTGACCTGCAAAATGAGCACCAGTCAGGGTGGCGGGAGGGGAACACACCTTACAATTATTCTAAAATGTTGCCATTTCCTCCAAACTCTCAGTATTCACGTCTCATTATTAATTCACCACTCTGTCGTCAGAGGTTACCACTGAATCAGTGATGACTCCAGAACTTCTGTAGGAGGGGTTTGGGGCAGGTGAGCAATTCATTCTGGGAAAGAGTGTCTAAAACCAAGTGAATGGCCCTTTATATTAGCATGGGAAAACTTCCCCCATCCCACCTTGTCTCAACAGAACCATTAATCTAGAAAAAACTACTGTGTCACTTTTCAGAGGTCTACCCTGTGTGCAGACATGGAGAAGACACTTAGAATGTTAAAGTCAGCATGTTAAGTAGTTTTCTCCAAATACTGTAACTAGCACCCAGTTTACTTTCTTCACAGTCCTTTTCATAATCTATTTAATTTTAGTCCTTTTTAATTGTCTGGTACACCTGTAACACCTAAACTCCAAGAGAGAAGGAGCTTCATCTTatttccagtgcctggcacataatggtTTCTCAATGGAACGGATTCCAAGATTGGCCTCATTTAGGAATGGATCTGTTGTTATAATCAGTTTTCCGAAATCTTTACTATCAATACGGAGTCCTTTCCTCTCACATTTCACAGGAAGCTAGACTTCTTAATGTCCAAACATGGATACGTTTGAAGTTTCCTTGACTGATTTcaattgaattaaaataattattttgtacaggaaaaactttcaaaatttttacatttttcagaacATAACCACCTttcctttctctactttcttCCCTTCAAAACAAACTTTGCAACGTTGGGGTGAGTTAAATAATCAGAAAACTAGCCCCCAAATAAGCTCTCAATGACATGAAACACattttttgctcctttttaataaaaatcctaTATACAGTacattaatgttttcttttagaaattacGTTGACAACTTAATCCCTAATTCGAGGCATCCATATAATTGGTTTACAGAAAGGTGCTTCGGCAAAATATTTAACACAAGATATATATGAGATGCTGAGACCTGGGTAATATACCTTACTTGAAAGGCATGAATAGTTTTAAAACACTGTAGCATAATCACACTTAAGGCCATAGTTACTTTGTTCCCAAATCCCTGCAATTCTATTTGAGGGGAGTTCTAAAGGGCCTGTGTCTTCTCCTGTGTCCACAACTGTAGACGTACACTGATGGCCCTCAATCCTGCTCTCCAAACTTCAAATAATGGGCCAGAGACAAGGCTCGGGACTTGGAAAAGTCCTAGAAATTCCCTGCCTCAAAAGCAGTTTCAGAGTTTCACATTTTCCTAAGGAAGACAGAGCTGAGTAGACATGCCAAAGTCTTCCAAATCCTGCTGCTTGTTTTGAATTATGGCTACACTGGCTGTGTACCCCTTGAGTTTGTATCTCCACATACTTGAATTAAATCCTGTAGTTCCTCTTTGGTTCTAGCATCTGTGACGTCTTCACAGAGTCTATATGCCACGGCTGTTTTACCAATTTCTGAAATAAAGTTAACAAGGATCAATTCAGAAGTTTTCTTGTTCTAAAACTTCCTGTATACAATGGTAGCACCCAATAATTAgacattcttttgatttctaaaagaagaaaataagagcatTTTCCTAGAAGTTCCCTCATCTGACACtccagtttttatcataattatttgtgaaaaaatatataagaagtaTCAACTTTGGTTCAAAAACCTTTATGATCTTAGAAATAAGAACTAAGGAATAATGACATAGAAATTAAAAGCTGTGGAAACAAAAATGTTCAATCACAATACAATGAAATAGGAAGGCATTAGGTGGGGGTCCAAATGAGTTCAAACCTGGAGAGATACCACTGGACTATAATAGATACTTCATATTAGAAGCAAGGCAAGTGCCTACTCCTTGGGACCAAACTTCTACCAGATACAATGAACAAAGCtttggagacagagacagagagagacagcatTTGAACACTCTACTGGCAGAAACTAGCCCATGTACCTTTTGGACAATACAGCTTTCCTCAAGGCAAGCTAGAGCCACCAGGCTTTTTGGTCTAAGGAGTTTGGAGTACATATAAGGAATACCTTGGCATATTAGGGACAAACAACCCAGACATTTAGTTTGGTTCTTAAAGGTTGTTACCCAGAGTTGACAGCTGATGGAGATTCTGCCTGATGACCAGGGAAGTCAAACTTCACTGGAAGGACTGCCCAGGCTGGAAGGCCAAGACCAATCCAGGGTCAACTCTTACAAGCAAATAAGGTCTCTGACAACTTAGCTCGGATTTTCTCTAAGCCTGCAGGGCTGTGAAGCAGGGGAGCAATTCTGTTCCGGGAATCTACTCATCATAAAGTTTCCTTTGGGCACAGCCTGTGACATTCTCACTGCTGTATAACTCGATAGGGAACACAATCAACACTATTCAATAGCATGACCACTTTCAAGGCTCACAAAAACGTAGCCAATTATTATATAAGAATCATATTCACCCaatatatcagaaatgaaaactgaaattaaactGATTTCAAAAACATAATCTAATAAACtcttcaacaagaaaaaaacgataataataatagtcaatATATTTTCTCTGCTTACTATGTTTCAGGCATAGTTCTAAGCTTtttacattcatcatctcatttacTCTTACAATATCCTCCATTAGGTGATAAGCTGTATTACTAATCCTAtttgcagataaagaaattgCAGCTTAGAGATATTAAATACCTTCAAATGTCTCTGGCTAGAAAAACCTAaaattgcaacaacaacaacaacaacaaaatctaagAGACAAAGTTAGGACTCAAACACAGGTGCCCAAGGCTTTATAATCATTGCACTATTCTGTAAGATAAGCAAGCAATTGGGGAAGAACTGGATCAAACACTTTCTGTATGAACTGTGGCAAGTCACTCTACATCCAAACACTGGGGACAATAATATTTGCTgtcatttttctcataaatgcCACAAAGAACAAATTTAAGACTGCTGCTGTGAAAGCACCTGGTGAATGAAAGAATATGTAATGTTTTAGATAACCATTATTTTCATCCAATTAACTTTTCAAGTAACTTTATTTGCTCACTGAAACTGAAGTACTTCAAGGACAATCAAAAAGGTCTTACCTAAAGCCACAATCAGCAGTTTCTGGAATGCATCTGTCATAGCCTTCTGAATAGCAAGCTTCTGGGTTACCTTCCTTTCCATAAGGAATGATAATGACCCTAAATCCAACCAAAACAGATGAGTTTAAAATGCCTGTCTGCATAACTGATTTCTAGGTTATGTGTGTAAAACTAAAAATGCATCTGTGATTCTTAGATCATTATCTTAGTGATTAAGGGCAGGCACAACACTGGGGTACGGGTGAATGTCTCTGTTGTAGGTATACCCTGGCATGGCACATTTTTACTGCTCAGATCTATTCTGGAAGTTCCTAAAACACTCGATGGGAAATGCAAACCTAGAACGTGCACAAATCTCATACTACTCACAGATTTCAAATGGACAAGCTGAGGCTGCACTGCTACAGACCCTGCTCTCCTGTGCGTAAAGGGCTGGATTCATACAGTGAGATAGACTTGCCGGTAGTGCAGATGATCCAGCCTCTCCTCAACCATCACCCACTCAGGTGGATGGTGGAGCCTCCTCCACTCCATTCGCTAACAGCTCTGCCTCTGAGTTAAAAGCCTAAGCCCAAGTGCCATGGATTCTAGGAAAAAACTCAGTACCAATCGGAATCCCCTTTCTAGGGATCTACATTAACTTTTTCTGCTCAGGCCCTTCTATAGGAGGCAAAGGACTGAATATTTACACAAGAGTTTATTTCAATCTTTAGACAATGATTTTCTTGGGATAACTGAAGGCCAGAAGACATCTGTATTTGAAGGAATATTTTAGCACATAACAaattattaacaacaacaacaacaaaaactaactCATTTTCCTTCCTCCTAAGCTTCTTGGCAGGCGGtcagttctaaaattctaaaGTTTAAGGTGCTGTCAGGTATTGCCTAAGATAAAAACCTATATTGTCAGGCAGAAAAAATCTGCCCAGGGCTTTAGTGGCTTAGAAAAGTGATGATGTGTCTGAAAAGGTGAgtttcagaaagaaaggaaaaaagagaaatcccactccctcacctccccacACACAAACATACTGGAAAACAGACCTTCCTCCAACTTATGCAAAGGTTCCTCAGCCATGACAACTCCGGTTCTCCTGCACTCGTGGGAGGGCAACACCACCTCTGAAGCACAGAAGAACTTCAGGCTTTGCTTCTGAAGTGGTGTCACAATAGcttcattttccctttcttcaagGTTAGAAAGATCCTGAAGCTGTTAGGATTATGAATTAAAGGCTAGACTTCAAAATATCCTgttgttagaaataaaaacaaaactccagCAATCCCAGGTAATAGTTTAGGTATGCAATAGCTTCAAAATCAAGTTGGGACTTGCAAATGAATGACTAGATATGGACAACTATTTTTTATCATATACCATACAAATACTGGAGAAAATTATGGACACCGCCATCCAAGTCATTGAGATTATCACTAATTCTAGGTGGCAGGCCAATGCTCACATACTTCCATGTGGAAGGCTCTCACATCTCCTCCCCATAGCCCTGTTCTATTCTTCTCTCTAAAGTCTAGGAGTTCAATGTTGAAAGGAGTCTGGTTAGTCAAAGAAAATCTACAGAGTTCACCTTGATGATCCTTTTTGACCACCCATTGAAACCAAAGTAGTGATTTGCCAATTCTTGGCATCTGGAGCTGTTTAGGGCCAGCGTATTATGTTGAACTGCCTTATGTCTGGTGCCAAGACGAACCTAAAGACATAAAAGTCCTAAAAATATCACAATCCTACATAGAGACTTGTTTTGGATATACTTGAGATTTATCAATACCAATTTCCTAgagtggttgtgaagattaagtagGACATTTTAAGCAATGAGCTCACAGTCAGCCCTAAATAAatgtgatttattatttttaagtcagTACTTTTCTGCATCATTTCCAGGGCCCCTGATTAACCGGAAGGTTCCCTGACCTCTGGTGGTGAAAGTGATGATGAAAGCAACCAAGGAAGCCCAGCAGAAGCCTATCATGGGGCTGGGGGTAAGCAAAGGAAGTGAACTGTTTTACTCGTCTCATCCTGTAGCTCCTGCTTGAGAATATGACCTGAAGAGGAGGTAAGATGGACCTGCCACTGAATCAGGACCTTAATCTGTAGCACCCCCTCCCCAAGTTACTAACCCCTGTTAGAAGAGGGAATACCTATACctctataaatgtaaataaagcaACCAAAAGAAGTAGGGGTTCATCTGCATGAACAAGCTTCTTTGAGAGTGCAAATATTTCCAGTCTTAACTCTCTAAATAACTTACATATTACTGTGGATTTTTTACATCACTAGTTCTTTCTTAAATATCTATTTCCACTTTGAACAGGGTGTAGTATATAAATATAgtcataaaaattcaaataatacaaataaagtcAAAGCATTGTTCATTCTTTATTGATTGGTTTGTGCATCTTCCTCTGTCACTAGTTTATGAGCTCCTTAAGTGCTTGAAGGAACCATATATTATTCTTTCCTTGTTACCAGAAGCAAGCATAGATCTTGGCATATAATAGAGGAGTGATGGTCTGTTGACTGAGTGAATGAACGAGTAcgtaagaaaatgaaattactttCTCCAACTGAAGCTGCCTGCTGGGAAGGAGAAATGAAgactaatttttaaatgctgagtGTCGCATGAGAGGCTAGGCCCTGTACGGTGAGTCATAATGGAGCTGTCCTGGACAATTAGGAAGCTTCAGAAGGGCTCTGAGCCCCTGGTAGTAGAGACAGTTGACATCTGGGATAACCTTGCCACAGTTCTTGCTGGCAAACATTTCCCTTCATGCTACTGAGAAAAACTCAGATACATTAGgcctttccttcattttattttaagatgttattcacttttctgtatttataaaaatacaggggaaaaaagataAGAATTATGTTTACATGCCAATGAATAAAGGAACACATCATTggaacttccctgctggtgcagtggttaagactctgtgctcccaatgcagggagcccgggttcgatccctggtcagggaactaggtctcacatgcatgctgcaactaagagttcacatgccacagttCAGGaacctgcgagccgcaactaaaggagcctgcctgctgcaactggGGAGCCcttgagccgcaactaaggagccaacctgctgcaactaagacctggtgcaaccaaataaataaataattaaaatttaaaaagaacacataATTAAAGTAGGTAACAATATCGGGGGTGTGGGTAGTAAACTAAGGCTCTGCATTAACAAaagaaatctagggcttccctggtggcacggtgtttgagagtctgcctgccgacgcaggggacacgggtttgtgtcccggttcaggaagatcccacatgccgcagagtggctgggcccatgagccatggctgctgtgcctgcgcgtccggagtctgtgctgcgcaacgggagaggccacaacagtgagaggcccgcgtaccgcaaaaaaaaaaaaaaaaaaaccagaaggtGCAAAACTGTTTCCTATCCCAGACTCCTATCTTCCGTCTTACAATACTGTAACTGACACTTCAGAGAATCAAAGTCCACACCGTGTAGGATTTTTCCCACCAGTACAAAACACTGGCTCAAGGGCAAGTTCGAACTGGCTATTAATTCAGTTCAGCAAACATTTCCTGAGGCCAGGCCCTGTGTTAGCAGTACTATACGCAAAGAGGAAGCATGCCATCACTGCTTTCAAGAAACTCAGATTCTAGCAAGACAGGCAAAGCACAAATGAAAAATAGCAAGAAATACCTTCCATCTGCCGAAAGGCATGAGCTGCCCTCAAAAGAAGAACACAAGTTCACTGTGCAGAGATGATAGGGAGAGCACAGGGGAGTTTATCAGAGAGAATGCACAAGAAGTCACCAAGACAAGAAAAAGCACATGATATACTCCAGGTGTGTCAGAGAAAGACGGAAAGGAGCTAAGAATGCCCTCCAATGCCACAAGAAGTGAGGGCTTTATTCCATAGCAATGGAGCATGATGGGAGGTGTTTAAATAAAGGAGGAACCTATCGggcagtgcagtggttgggactccgcgcTTCCTCCACGGCGGAAAGGGGCGGGgagagggtttgatccctggtcggggaactaagatcccgcaggcggcatggtgtggtcaaaaaaaaaaaaaaaaaaaaaaaaagaaggaacctaACATGTAGAAGTCCTGTGAACAACTGGTGATAAGCAGGCATTGCCATTAATAACAGACCACTAAGCAGTCCAAGTAATAGAGATTGAGAATTCAAGCGCAGCCTCTCCTGAGCTATACCACTCATAATGCAGGGAGCAGCAATCCTGGGCAAAGAAGACCTAAGATCCTCTGACCTGACAGTCACAACATTGCTCCGGCGGACCACGCTTGCAGACCTCCCACCACCATCTCTGTTGGTTCCGAGACTGCTCTTCTTGCCTCTTCCCACCCTCGCTCACTCTCCCCACTTTCTACCTCACCAAACGGCCCCAAGGTACAGGTCTCCTCCATCCTTCCAAAGCTCAATTTATGCCACTTCGCTTTTAAGAAAGACCCACGTTAGCGCCTGTTTTCCCaaccaaaagaaatccaaagaggtaTCTATTTTCacaaaaaagggggggaaatgaGAACAGTGCCCGGCACGTGTTGTGCAGCAGCCCGTACAGAGGCAATTCGCACTGTGCGCTGCAAAAGCGGGTGCAAAGGGCACCACCCAGCTCCTTCCTGGGAACCACACTCAGCACCTCAGCATCAAGccaccatagctttgaactgtcaCTGAGCTTCTGTACTTTAGctcaatttattttgtgcatccgttagcaagatgtgtcctatgGTCACTGCTTCTTCGCTTTACGCCACTTCGGCTTATGAAAGGTTTCATGGGAACGCTCTGCTTTCAGTCATTGGGGGAAACCCATACTTATTGTCCTCCCGCCTCCCTCCAGCCTACGCATCCACTCTCGGCCTGGCCTTTCCAGCTTTGAAAAGACAACCTGGCTCCGCCCTCTACCGCCTATATACTGCAGTGAAAGATGAGGGGAGAAGCTGACAGGCAGACAAAAGGCAGCAGCAGTGAGTGAGGCCTGACGACAGACAACGGAAGAGTTCCAGGCCCCTTCAACTTTTGAGATGTTtggtataataaaaaatgtagaaacaccTAAGGGATGGGATGAGAAAGAGCTCAAAATGGACTTCAGTATTTGTTAGCATTTGTTAAATATGGGTGGTACATACACGGGGTACAATGTAATATTCTCCACTTTTCTCAGTaggaaatttttaattaaaaaaataccaaaacacggttttaaaaattacaggaTATTCAAAATGTTTATACATTTGACAAGTTaatacaacacaaaaaatgaaatctaaTTGTGTAATTCACAAGgtaatccaacaaatatttagagTATTGTATCCTCAGGCATTACATGGCCTCCCTTTAAACTTCCTCAGCTCTCCCTCAGTGGGCTATAATTCCCAGTTTACTTTAAGGGAACTTCAATATTTAAGTTATGGTTGGTGTTTATGTCCCTTATACAAACATGCATTAATTGGGGGAAATCAATTATCAAACAAACATCAAAAGTAATCATTTCTACATTACTAATGTGACTTTGCCCATTAGAGATCAGAATGGCATTACAAGATCATCAGTCACTTATTCTATAGGCCAGAGTTGatgctattgacattttgggctgaacAATTCTTTGTTGCGGAAGGCTGTCCTGTGCTTCATAAATGTTTCAGCAGCATCCTGGCCTCTGACCACTAGGTGCCAGGAGCACGTCTCCTGACTTACGACAACTAATGATGTCTGTCTCCAGACATcagcaaatgtcccctggggggcaaaatcatTCCTGGTTGACACCTACTGATATAAACAAGCATATAGTGTTTGCTTGCCAAATAACAGCAACAGAAGATGGATAAATCCATGGATTCCAAAGGTCCTAGAATTAGCAAATCTTCTCTATACAACTCCTAGCCCACATctagaaaatattacaaaaagaagcaaaatgaaaagaaaaactaacaacACATGAGCTAAAATCTTTACTAGGGACAGAACACAGCATAGTGATCCAAAGCACAGACTTGGAGCCAGAGGACTTACATTCAGAACTCACCAGCTGTCACTCACCAACTGTgtcactcaccagctgtgtgacctggagcaaaTGACTTAGCCTCAAGTATCTCAACTTGCTCACCTCTAAAATGGCAAGCAGACAACTAATACCTACCTCCTAtggttatttattttcacttaagaATTAAGCGAAATAATACACGTAAAGTGCTTAAAagaatgcctggcatacagtgagtgctcagtaagtgttagctattgttatttcACTAAAATTCCATATTTTCAATTTATACAAAGTGGAAATCACTTTACAGATTTCAACATACAACactctatttttagaaaataaaatatcatgctATGTAACTACTTTATCTACCTGACAGAGGAATTATTTTCACCCATTTTCACCATCTCGGTAAAATAATAATGGTTATGATTATGCAATCATAAGAATGATTATGCTCTCCAATAGTCATTGGAGAAACAAGTGTACTTGTACATCACTGACAAACACAAGCTAACCCCTAAAACTGGCTCTGAGGGGAGATCACAAAGCCTACCATCAACATTAATCACCAAACATATTAGCCAGGGATATCTCAATAAAAGTAACACAGAAGTAGAGATTAGGGACAGAATTACTAACTCCGGGAGCTATGGGGGGAAGTGACTTAATTTCAAGAGTTAATGTCTCTGATATGTAGGCTCAGGTGCCCACCTCAGCACTGGATATGAAGATGCCTACCACAATTAATCAGGTCCCAACAGTTCATTTCTAACTGCAGTCTCCCTGAACCTCACTGCGGGTACTTCTGTAGCATAGCTCTCCATACAAGGCAGGTCTCTGGTAACTGCCTTCTCTGGTTCTTCAGAAAACAGCATGACCTGGCTACACATACTCCTGAAGAAGTTCAAGCGTCTtcttgaaaaacataaaatagaaactgCCAGCCGAAGTCAAAGTGAGACAATGTCTCAAGCCACACTAAAATGGACTATAAAAAATACAGAGATCTAGAAACTACCTCTAAACGACGCCAGCACCAGACACACCTCACCATGTAGCCAACACTCTTGGCCAGGATACACAGATACACCCGTGTCTACAGCATGCAACCCTGCCATGTAGCGGACAGACACTGACCAAGCTGGGTCTTGTACAGCCTCTGCCACGGGGACAGAAAGGCCCGGAGAAGGGCGCTGAGTCGCTTAAACCCACCAGTGTGGGAAGAAGCACCACGTCCACCCATTGAGAAGGCCACCCCTATTTGCCttgactctttctcttcctgttaAAAATTATCCGACTTTCACCAAAAGAATACACAACACTAACTTTCTGCAAACTCCTGCCCCTGTGGGGAACGGCATTCCTGGAGACAAAAAAGCTGGAATCAGTAACCAAGGTTCTAATTCAAATCCGGTCTAATTCAAATCCATTAACCCCTGTGATCCGTTGACGATCTACAAAAAGAGCCTAACAGCACATTAGTCGTTTGACCAGCCAGCGTCCATCCCTTTTTCTGGTAATAAAAGCCCACAAATTCCCTCAGAGTACGTACCTCTCCCCGCCTCTCAGTCAGCGTGGCTCCGGTGGGCTCGACTCCGCCAAAGAGCCACGGGTGACACGTGACCAGAACTGGCCAATCCCAGTCTCACAGCCTCAAACAGCGATTGGCTCCAGGTCAGACATGTGACCCCATAAGAGCCAATGAGACATCATGAGACTTTTGctgaggcttctgggaaagaGACAGGCACTCTTTCCGGCTGAATCTAAACGCTGACAGGCTACAGGGGGTGAATATGCTACAGCCAAGTTTCTAACATACAGTTCCTACAACTGAAGTCCATACAGGAAAAGGCAGAGTTGACTCGTGGGGAGAACCTGAGTCCTGATGACTTTACTTGAGCCCTGAATCCAGCTAGCTGTGCCTGACTTTGCAGTTAGGTGAGCCTAACTCAAATTTCTTTCCAGCTTAAGCCAATTTAGGTTGATATTTCAGGCAGCTGAAGCAAActgatgtatatgtgtatatctgaTTAGTACCTCACAAGATGTGAAAATGGAATGAACTGATAGCTGGCTTGTAAAACagtgtata
Above is a genomic segment from Mesoplodon densirostris isolate mMesDen1 chromosome 18, mMesDen1 primary haplotype, whole genome shotgun sequence containing:
- the LOC132478676 gene encoding RAD52 motif-containing protein 1-like — its product is MAEEPLHKLEEGSLSFLMERKVTQKLAIQKAMTDAFQKLLIVALEIGKTAVAYRLCEDVTDARTKEELQDLIQVSYFSCQPCSQREEECLSDFSFEEEEFRLPELD